GCTTCGGCGAGTAATCCCCCGAGGGCAGGGCTCAAAAACGCTGGGCAGGGAGGGGATGAGGATCTTTTCGGGGAGCGCGACCCGGCGGGCCGCCGGGGATGGCCTGGCGGTTACCCAGCCGACCCTGCCTCCCCTGCTAGAGCGCGCTCCTTATCCTCTCCCTCTGCTTCTTCAGCTCGTAGCGGAGCCTGCCGAGTATGGCGCGGCGGTCGGCCACCAGTACTGTCAGGGCCTCGCCCACGTCGTCGAATAGGACGTAGTTGTTCCGATACTCTATTATCACGTCCGTTATGTCGCCCAGGTTCAGCTCCTCGCCCAGCCTCGTGGCGGCGCCGTAGAGCGTCGTGACCATGGCGGCGAGCGAGTCCGGGTCTATGCTGGCCTCCCCCGTATGCACATAGTCTATCACGAAGCCGTCCTTGGACACTATAGCCGCGGCTGTTACACCCTCTATCCTGGTGAAGTCTGTGAGCACCACCCTCATAGGGGAGGACATAGGCCGCCACCGGGTGGGTAGGGAGGCAAGCAGGCTAGGATAAAAAGTAGAGACCAAATAGGATACAGCCGCGCCAAATTAAGCGTATCCACGGGCAGGCCATCCGCCAGCCTTAACAGCGGTCTTACGGAGCCACGCCGGCACGCCGCGGGCACCCGGGGGGCTAGCCCTCCTCCCGCCTCTCCCTCGCCCTCCTCCCCGCCTCGAGGCCCAGGGCCGCCAGGGAGGCCGCCTCGGCGCCGAGCGTTATGGGGTAGAATACGACCGTGTTCTTCTCCTTGGCGACCTCTATGAGCGCCTGGAGCTCCCTGAGCCGGAGGGCGGCGGGGTGCCTCTCGTAGGTCTGGGCGGCCTCCTCCAGTATCTTGGCCGCCTGGCGCTCGCCCTCAGCCTCTATTATCTTGGCGCGGCGCCACCTCTCCGCCTCCGCCTGCCTGGCCATGGCCCTGACCATGCCCTCTGGGAGCACCACCTCCTTGAGGGTCACAGCTGTGACCTTTATCCCCCAGGGGTCTGTGAGCTCGTCGAGTATCCTCTGCAGCTCCTTGTTCAGCTCCTCCCTCCTGGAGAGGAGGTCGTCCAGCTCGCTCTTCCCTATCACGTCCCGCAGCACTGTCTGGGAGAGGAGGGTGACGGCGACGTTGTAGTTGCGCACCGTGAGCACGGCTTTCAGCGGGTCCTGGACCCGGTAGTAGACCACCGCGTCCACTGAGACCTCCACGTTGTCCTTGGTTATTATCCTCTGGCGGGGCACGTCGACGGTGTGTATGCGCAGGTCTATCACCGTCACCCTGTCTATGAAGGGCACCACTATGATGAGCCCGGGCCCCTTCACCCCCACGACTCTTCCGAGCCTGAACACGACGGCGCGCTCGTACTCCCTCACCACCCGTATGCTGTAGGCGATTATTATGAGGGCTATGAGTCCTCCGAGGAGGAGGGCTACGAGCTCCCCGAGGCCCGCCGGGGCGGGCTGGGCTTGCGGCAAGGCACTGCATCCTGATATATTGCTCCGATTGCCCGGCTATAAGCACGTGCCCCTCCTAGGGCGGGCCGCCGGCTCCGCGGCTAGCTTTATTAACTGGGTCTACGGTGGGCGCCCTCCCGGCTCTCCCTGCAGGGGCTTGGACTGTCCACAGGGCCCTCCTGAGGCTAGGTGCTGCAGGCGGAGGTGGTCTGGTTAGTTGGATTCGGGGTCCGTGTGAGGAGGAGGGAGCCCCTGGACCCCCTGGAGTGTGTCGCCTGCCTCGTTTACGAGAGGCTGCAGGCCGTCGCGGGCGACCGGGCCAGGGAGGCCAGGGTCCTGGCTAAGGCCGCTGAGCTGGTGGCCAGGTGGCCGAGCAGGACCAGCGTGTTCGTGGAGAGCTACGACTATGTGGAGAGGCTGCTGGGCGTCCACGACTTGTACCGTGAGAAGAGGGAGGAGCTGAGCCACGCCGTCCTCGAGGCCCTCGGGGCCCTGGACCTGGCGGGCATGGAGGACTGGGAGATCTTCTCCCTCATGGCCGCTGCTAACGGCGTCGACATACCGATGCCGGGGTACCGGCCGGGGCTGGAGAAGCTGCTCCGGGGGCTGCGGGACCGCGCGGCATGGCTGGGGCTCGGGGAGGGCGACGTCGAGAAGCTGCTGGGGGCTTCGGAGAGGATAGTGGTTGTGCTCGACAACGCGGGAGAGGCGGTGCTAGACATAGCCGCGGCGGGCGAGCTCGCCAGGAGGGCCGGCAAACCCCTCTACCTGGTCGCCAGGGGCGAGCCCTACGAGGTGGACGTGACCGCCAGGGAGGCCGTGGAGCTGGCCGCGAGGCTCGAGCCGGGGGCGAGGGTGGTGAGCACCGGGGGCAGGTACCCCGTCTTCCATCCCAGGGCGTCCCAGGAGTCCAGGAGCCTGCTCGCCGACGGGAGCCTGGTGCTGGTTAAGGGGATAGCCAACCTGGAGGCGTTCCTAGACTACCCCGACGCCGCGGGGCCCGGGGCCAGCCTGGTGTTCATGCTCAGGGCGAAGTGCGGGCCCCTCTCCAGGTTCTTCAGGGTGGGCCACGCGGAGCCCGTGGTGGCATCGGCCGAGTGGCTGCTGGAGAGGCTCCGGGAGTGGAGGAGCCCCGGGGGCTAGAGGCCTCAATACCCCCTGGGCCCCGGGCTGCCCGCGGGGCGTGCGCCGCTGTGGCTGTCCTCCGTGTAGCCCACACCCCGGACCCCGACGACGCCTACATGTTCTACGGTATCGTCAAGGGGGCGGTGCGGCTGCCGGGCTACGAACGGGTCGAGCACCTGGTGGAGGATATCGAGACCCTGAACCGCCGGCTGGTGGAGGAGGGCTGTGAGGTCGAGGTAACGGCTGCCAGCGCCCACGCCTACGCCTACCTGGCGGACCGCTACTACCTGATGACCGCGGGGGCGAGCATGGGCGAGGGCTACGGCCCCATACTGGTCGCCCGGGGTAGGCTGCAGGGGCTCCGCGGCGCCAGGGTGGCGGTGCCAGGCCGCTACACCACCGCCCGGCTCCTCCTGCGGCTCGCCACGGGCGGCGGCTACCGGGAGGTCTACGCCAGGTTCGACAGGATCCCCGGCATGGTTCTCCGGGGCGAGGCTGACGCCGGCCTACTGATACACGAGGCCCAGCTGACCTACAGTGAGATGGGGCTGGTCAAGGTGCTCGACCTCTGGGAGTGGTGGAGCAGCGTCGCCCGCGGGCTCCCGATGCCGCTGGGCGTGGACCTGGCCTCCAGGAGGCTTGGCCGGGAGGAGGCAGCGAGGCTGCGGGGGGCGCTGCAGGAGAGCATCAGGTACGCGTGGAGCCACCACCGGGAGGCCCTGGAGTACGCAGCCGGCTTCGCTAGGAGCGGGAGCCTGGAGCAGATAGACAGGTTCGTGCGGATGTATGTGAACGAGCGCACCCTGGACATGGGCGTGGAGGGGAGGAGGGCCCACCGCCTCCTCTACGAGATGGCCTGGGACGAGCGCCTCATACCTGAGCCTGTGGAGCCCGAGTTCGTGTAGCCCCCGGGCCCCGTGGTCCTCCGGGGGCCTTTTTCCGGGAGCCCCGGGCCCTCCCTCGGTGCGGGTTCCGCCCCCCTCTTCTCCGTAGCTCCTTTCACCCCGGCACCATGAACCCGTTACTGCCGGGTCTATGGGTCCGCACCTGGTTCCGGGGGGCTGTGCAGAGTTGGCTGGTGGCGGCTGCACCGGGGTATCCTGCCTGGGCGGTGTCGGCGGGGAGAGGCCCGGCAGCCTCCGGGTGGGGCTGCTGGACTCCACGCTCCGGGAGGGCGAGCAGACGCCGGGCGTGAGCTTCACTGTGGAGCAGAAGCTGGAGATAGCCAGGCTCCTCGACCAGGCAGGTGTCGCTATGATTGAGGCCGGCCACCCCAGCGTCGCGCCCGATGTCAGGGAGGCGGTGCGGAGGATCATAGGGCTGAAGAGGGAGGGGATTATACGCGGGGCCGAGATAGTGGCCCACAGCAGGGCGGCGCGGAGCGACATAGAGGAGGCTGCCTCGCTGGAGCCGGACAGGGTGGCGATATTCTACGGGGTGAGCGACATACATCTCCGCTACAAGCACCGGGTGAGCAGGGAGGAGGCCCTCTCCATTATAGGCGAGATGGTGGAGTACGCCAGGGAGCACGGCGTGAAGGTGAGGTTCACGGCTGAGGACGCCACCAGGGCTGACTACGGCTTCCTCGTGGAGGCTGTGAGGGCTGCTAGGGACGCTGGAGCGGACAGGGTGTCCATAGCCGACACGGTGGGCATAGCCACGCCCTACGCTATGAGGAGGCTGTTCGAGAGCCTCCGCCGCGACGTGCCGGGGGTGGAGTACGATGTCCACGCCCACAACGACCTGGGCCTAGCGGTTGCCAACAGCCTGGCGGCGGCGGAGGGGGGAGCCACGATCATCCACGTGACGGTCAACGGGCTGGGGGAGAGGGCTGGGATAGCCCCGCTCGAGCAGGTCGCGGTGGCGCTGAAGCGCCACTACGGGGTCGAGGTGGTGGACCTCAAGCTCATCCCCCAGCTCTCCAGGCTCGTGGAGCGCTACAGCGGCGTCCCGGTGCCCCCCAACGCGCCGGTGGTGGGGGAGAACGCGTTCATCCACAAGGCGGGCGTCCACGTGGCCGGGGTGCTGCGGAACCCCGAGACCTATGAGCCCTACCCGCCCGAGTGGCTGGGGAGGACGAGGGACTACACGATAGACAAGTACACCGGCCGCCGCGGGCTCCAGGCCAGGCTGGAGAGGCTGGGTGTGCGGGTCTCCGAGGAGGAGCTGCAGAAGATCCTCCAGGAGGTTAAGAGGAGGAGCGGCGCCAGGTGGCTCCGCGACGAGGACCTGCTGGAGATAGCCGAGGAGGTTACTGGCCGCGCCCTGAGGCCCAGGCCCCCGGAGGAGATAGAGGCGCTCGTCACCGTGAAGTGCGAGGCAAACGTGTACACGACCAGCGTGGCTAGGAGGCTGAGCGTGATCCCCGGCGTGGAGGAGGTGGCAGAGGTGACGGGGGAGAACGACATCCTCCTGCGGGTCCGCGCCCGGAGCCCGGTGGAGCTCAACCAGGTGGTGGAGGCTATAAGAGGGACCCGGGGCGTCCGGGAGACCTACACAATGCTGGTCCTCCGCCGCATCCCCCTCAGCGACGGCGCGCGGCCCCAGGCCGCCGGCCGGGGCTAGCCCCTGGGGGCCCGTGGAAGGGTTTATGAAACGCCCTGCATGGTGCCTCCATCCTCTCCCGGAGAATGTAGCGGCTACATGCACGGCAGTGTCCTTCTAAAGGGGGCGCCGCAGCCTAATACTAAAAGAGAGGTGTCCACGTATGAGCAGGCCTGGTGAGATACGTGTGGTAGACTACGCGTTCCTCAAGCAGCTGGACGAGTGGGTGAAGATGCAGAGGAAGCTGCTGGACACATTCAGGGAGACCGCTGGGAGGGTTGAGGAGGGGGACAGGCTCGACATAATAGTGGCTACCAGGGCGGCGTTCCAGCACATGATGAGGACCATCAAGGCTTTCGACAACTGGCTCCAGGACCCCATTATAATAGCCCATGTGCCCAGGGAGATGCTGCTGGAGGTGTGGAAGGTTATGTACAACGTGCTGCAGCAGCTGCTGGAGATAGACATCAAGCACACCAGCGACGTGAGGAACCTGCTGGAGGAGCTGGCGCGGGAGGGCAAGCTGAACCCGCTGGTGGCCACGGTTAAGCAGGTGGGCGAGGAGGAGGAGATGGGCGGCAGGCGTCCACCGACAATGATGATATAAGGGATGGTGTAGGCTGCTGCGGCTCCGCGGGGCGCCGCCCGCCCCCCAGCCCCTCAGGGTTCTTCTCCCCGGCAGCCCTCCCGGAGAGCGCCCCACGGGGCCTCTAGGAGGGCTCCAGCCTCTCCCCGGTGGCCACGTAGTGGGCCGCCGAGGCTATGTAGACGGCGTGGTCCGCTATCCTCTCGAGGTGGCGTAGGAGGAGCACCCTGGCGACCTCGCAGCGGGGGAGCTGCTCGCTCGCCGCGAGCCGGTCGAGGGCCTCCACGTACGCCCTGTCTACCTCCTCGTCGAGGAGGATCACGGAGCGGGCCTTCTCCGGGTCCTCGGCCTGCAGCGCCACGTAGGCGGTGGAGAGCATCTCCTCCACCTTGCCGCGGAGCCCCGGGGCCTCGTGGGCGACCTCCTGGCAGTTGCGGGGGAGCCTCCCGTAGAGCCGGGCTATCTCGAGCGCATACCGGGAGACCCGGAAGAGGTCGTAGGACGCCTCCATGTAGGCTGTAAGGCGGCGCAGGTCGCTCGCCACCGGCTGGAAGCGCGCCAGCGCCTCCACGGTCTTCTCAATAACCTCCTGGCGGAGGCGTGCAGCCTCCCTGCTGTAGCTCTCCACCTTCCCCGCGTCGCTCTCCTCGCCGGAGACCAGCTTCATAGCGGTGTCTAGGGATGCAAGCGCGGTGTCGAATAGCCGGTCGAGCAGCTCGCCTATCTCGGAGAGCGCCAGCTCTATGGGGCGCGTCAACCCTGGGGCCACCCTCCCGCCGGGTGTCCTCCTGCTCCGCTCTCTTCCCCGAACCCGGGCCCTGGAGGCCTTTACATAAGTTTCCCACCGGGGCTTGAAGGTGTATAAATCACGTCATTGATGCTGGATCGTGGCGAATCCCCGAGAGGCACGACGCTAGCCTCATAGCCTCCCCGGGGAGGGTCTCCCCGGGGAGGCTGAGCAGCCATGGCCGGCCACGCAAGAGTTCTACGCGCGCCCCCGAGGATCAAGGTGCTCGAGGCCCTCGGCGCGATAGCCGACGGGAGGGTCGAGAGGCTCGGCCCTAGGGTCTACAGGGTTGCTAGCAGCGAGGGGGACCGGAGCTACCGGGTCTACGTGGACCCCGGCAGGGGCCTCGCCTACAGCGACGACAACGGCACCAGGCTCCGCGGCTACGTGGGCTACCCCATAATAGCCGCGCTGATGCTGGAGGGCCTGCTCCCCCTCGACGAGAGGCTTGCGGAGGCGCTGCGCGGGGTGTCGTGGAGGAGGCTCAATGAGAGGCTGAAGCGGTACGCGCTGGTGGAGAGGGAGGTGAAGCGGCTGGCCCGGGAGCGGGGCGTGGACCCCGGGGAGCTGGACGGCTTCGTCGAGAAGGTCATGGAGAGGCTTAGGGGGCTCCGGCTCCGCTACACGGGGTCTCCGCCCCTCGAGGCGCTCGGCGGGGGCGGCTCTGGTGGCTGAGCCCCGGGGAGGCGAGGTCTGCCGGGTGCTGGAGGCGCTCGCCAGGACCGGGGCCGCGGCGCCCGAGTACCTGGCGGCGGTCACGGGGCTGCCGAGGGGCAGGGTTGAGGCTATACTGGCGCTCCTCGAGGCCTCCGGGGTCGTCGAGAGAGCCGGGTCCGCGGCGGCCGCGTGCCCCTGCAGCCGCTGCCCCCTGGCGAGGGTGTGCGGGGTCCCTCGAGGCGGGGCCAGGGTCAGGCTCTACCGGGTGAGGCGCGGGGCGCTAGAGGCCTGCAAGCGCCAGCAGCCTGTCGGCGAGCACCCCCAGGCCGGCGGCGAGGCCCAGGGCTAGGTTGGTGTTGAAGGCGCGGGGCACCGCCTCGAGGCCCCGGCGGGCTAGGAGGAGGTGCTGGTAGGCCAGGAGCAGCGCCGCCGCCGCCAGGCCGGCCGCCGCTGCCGGCCCCAGCCCGTAGGCCGGCACCGAGGCCAGCATGAGGACCGCTGCCGCGGCGTGCATCAGCCTGGAGGCCCATAGGGCGCCCCGGGGGCCTAGCCGGGCGGGTATGCTGCCGAGCCCCATGCTCCTGTCGAACTCCATGTCCATTATGGCGTAGTACGTGTCGAAGCCCGCGACCCAGAGCGCCACCGCCGCCACGTAGAGCCACGGCACGTGGTGGAGCAGGTCCCAGGCGCCCCGGGCGCGGCCCCCGTAGGCGGCCACCGCGCCGCCGAAGACCACGGAGCCCAGCACGAGGCCCAGGTGGAGGTGGGGGAGCCAGTGGAGCCTCTTAGCGTGCGGGTAGGTAATTGCCGCCAGCCAGAGCAGGGGGGAGAGGAGGAGCGCGTAGCGGTTCAGCAGGGCGGCTGAGGCGTAGTAGAGGAGGGAGCCCGCCGCCACCAGCGCCCAGGCGTCCCGGAGCCCCACGGCCCCGGCCACCAGGGGCCTGCTCCTCGTCCTCGGGTTCAGCCTGTCGATGTCCAGGTCGGCTATGTTGTTGTACGCCATGGCCGCGGTGCGGAGCCCCAGCACGGCGAGGGCTATGAGCGCGGCCTCCCTGGGCCCCAGGCAGCGGGGGCAGGCCAGCACAGCCCCGGCGTAGGCGAAGGGGAGGCTGAAGAGGGTGTGCTCTATCCTCACGAGCCTCATGAGCGCGTGGAGCCGGGAGCGGCGGGAGAGCCTCCCCGGGTCCCAGGCGGCCCTGGCCAATGGGCATGTCAGCCCCCCGCGTCTATGCCTAGGCTGCTCCATATCCGGTCTATCTTCCTGGCGGTCTCGGGGTCGGGCTCCACCTCCTCCGGCCATGGCCTCCCGTTGTTCTCCTCCAGCAGCTTCCTGGTAGCGTCTATGCCGAGCTTGCTCCCGTAGCCGGGGTAGGGGGCCGCGGGGTCCAGCTCGTCGGTGTGGGTGCCCGGCAC
The sequence above is a segment of the Pyrodictium occultum genome. Coding sequences within it:
- a CDS encoding ARMT1-like domain-containing protein translates to MLQAEVVWLVGFGVRVRRREPLDPLECVACLVYERLQAVAGDRAREARVLAKAAELVARWPSRTSVFVESYDYVERLLGVHDLYREKREELSHAVLEALGALDLAGMEDWEIFSLMAAANGVDIPMPGYRPGLEKLLRGLRDRAAWLGLGEGDVEKLLGASERIVVVLDNAGEAVLDIAAAGELARRAGKPLYLVARGEPYEVDVTAREAVELAARLEPGARVVSTGGRYPVFHPRASQESRSLLADGSLVLVKGIANLEAFLDYPDAAGPGASLVFMLRAKCGPLSRFFRVGHAEPVVASAEWLLERLREWRSPGG
- a CDS encoding slipin family protein, with amino-acid sequence MALIIIAYSIRVVREYERAVVFRLGRVVGVKGPGLIIVVPFIDRVTVIDLRIHTVDVPRQRIITKDNVEVSVDAVVYYRVQDPLKAVLTVRNYNVAVTLLSQTVLRDVIGKSELDDLLSRREELNKELQRILDELTDPWGIKVTAVTLKEVVLPEGMVRAMARQAEAERWRRAKIIEAEGERQAAKILEEAAQTYERHPAALRLRELQALIEVAKEKNTVVFYPITLGAEAASLAALGLEAGRRARERREEG
- a CDS encoding menaquinone biosynthesis family protein; its protein translation is MAVLRVAHTPDPDDAYMFYGIVKGAVRLPGYERVEHLVEDIETLNRRLVEEGCEVEVTAASAHAYAYLADRYYLMTAGASMGEGYGPILVARGRLQGLRGARVAVPGRYTTARLLLRLATGGGYREVYARFDRIPGMVLRGEADAGLLIHEAQLTYSEMGLVKVLDLWEWWSSVARGLPMPLGVDLASRRLGREEAARLRGALQESIRYAWSHHREALEYAAGFARSGSLEQIDRFVRMYVNERTLDMGVEGRRAHRLLYEMAWDERLIPEPVEPEFV
- a CDS encoding UbiA-like polyprenyltransferase → MARAAWDPGRLSRRSRLHALMRLVRIEHTLFSLPFAYAGAVLACPRCLGPREAALIALAVLGLRTAAMAYNNIADLDIDRLNPRTRSRPLVAGAVGLRDAWALVAAGSLLYYASAALLNRYALLLSPLLWLAAITYPHAKRLHWLPHLHLGLVLGSVVFGGAVAAYGGRARGAWDLLHHVPWLYVAAVALWVAGFDTYYAIMDMEFDRSMGLGSIPARLGPRGALWASRLMHAAAAVLMLASVPAYGLGPAAAAGLAAAALLLAYQHLLLARRGLEAVPRAFNTNLALGLAAGLGVLADRLLALAGL
- a CDS encoding MarR family transcriptional regulator, which codes for MAEPRGGEVCRVLEALARTGAAAPEYLAAVTGLPRGRVEAILALLEASGVVERAGSAAAACPCSRCPLARVCGVPRGGARVRLYRVRRGALEACKRQQPVGEHPQAGGEAQG
- a CDS encoding phosphate signaling complex PhoU family protein yields the protein MTRPIELALSEIGELLDRLFDTALASLDTAMKLVSGEESDAGKVESYSREAARLRQEVIEKTVEALARFQPVASDLRRLTAYMEASYDLFRVSRYALEIARLYGRLPRNCQEVAHEAPGLRGKVEEMLSTAYVALQAEDPEKARSVILLDEEVDRAYVEALDRLAASEQLPRCEVARVLLLRHLERIADHAVYIASAAHYVATGERLEPS
- the lysS gene encoding homocitrate synthase gives rise to the protein MGGVGGERPGSLRVGLLDSTLREGEQTPGVSFTVEQKLEIARLLDQAGVAMIEAGHPSVAPDVREAVRRIIGLKREGIIRGAEIVAHSRAARSDIEEAASLEPDRVAIFYGVSDIHLRYKHRVSREEALSIIGEMVEYAREHGVKVRFTAEDATRADYGFLVEAVRAARDAGADRVSIADTVGIATPYAMRRLFESLRRDVPGVEYDVHAHNDLGLAVANSLAAAEGGATIIHVTVNGLGERAGIAPLEQVAVALKRHYGVEVVDLKLIPQLSRLVERYSGVPVPPNAPVVGENAFIHKAGVHVAGVLRNPETYEPYPPEWLGRTRDYTIDKYTGRRGLQARLERLGVRVSEEELQKILQEVKRRSGARWLRDEDLLEIAEEVTGRALRPRPPEEIEALVTVKCEANVYTTSVARRLSVIPGVEEVAEVTGENDILLRVRARSPVELNQVVEAIRGTRGVRETYTMLVLRRIPLSDGARPQAAGRG
- a CDS encoding DUF2153 domain-containing protein, translating into MSRPGEIRVVDYAFLKQLDEWVKMQRKLLDTFRETAGRVEEGDRLDIIVATRAAFQHMMRTIKAFDNWLQDPIIIAHVPREMLLEVWKVMYNVLQQLLEIDIKHTSDVRNLLEELAREGKLNPLVATVKQVGEEEEMGGRRPPTMMI
- a CDS encoding roadblock/LC7 domain-containing protein; this translates as MSSPMRVVLTDFTRIEGVTAAAIVSKDGFVIDYVHTGEASIDPDSLAAMVTTLYGAATRLGEELNLGDITDVIIEYRNNYVLFDDVGEALTVLVADRRAILGRLRYELKKQRERIRSAL